A genomic stretch from Hydrogenimonas urashimensis includes:
- the ilvN gene encoding acetolactate synthase small subunit: MKVERRIISVIVQNEHSVLARITSLFAARGYNIETLTVAPIPDSNMSRLTIETKGNVRVIEQIIKQLHKLIPTYKVIEHEEMVEKELVMMKFPINESLANIQALCEAYNGGIANVSSQHIITMVADEPKRVKHFIEAAQRFHPVEIVRGGVVAMERE, encoded by the coding sequence ATGAAAGTAGAACGACGTATAATCTCTGTAATCGTGCAAAACGAACACAGTGTCCTCGCCCGCATCACGAGTCTTTTCGCCGCCCGGGGCTACAATATCGAAACATTGACCGTAGCACCCATTCCCGACAGCAACATGTCGCGGCTGACGATCGAGACGAAAGGAAACGTTCGGGTCATCGAGCAGATCATCAAACAGCTTCACAAACTGATTCCGACCTACAAGGTGATCGAACATGAAGAGATGGTCGAAAAGGAGCTGGTGATGATGAAATTTCCGATCAACGAATCGCTGGCCAATATCCAGGCTCTCTGTGAAGCCTACAACGGCGGTATCGCCAATGTCAGCAGCCAACATATCATCACGATGGTGGCGGACGAGCCCAAAAGGGTCAAACATTTCATCGAGGCGGCGCAGCGCTTTCATCCCGTCGAAATCGTGCGCGGCGGCGTCGTCGCCATGGAGCGCGAATGA
- a CDS encoding acetolactate synthase large subunit, producing the protein MEMTGAQMVIEAMKLEGVDTVFGYPGGAIMNVYDEIYKQNDFRHILTRHEQAAVHAADGYARSTGRTGVAFVTSGPGFTNAVTGLATAYMDSVPLVVISGQVPITMIGTDAFQEIDATGISRSCTKHNYLVRSAKELPRILKEAFYIAASGRPGPVHVDIPKDVTAEVAAFEYPTHIDLPTYRPTTKGNVRQIKKAAEAICNAKRPVFYLGGGIINSGSAELVREFVQATQIPAVETLMARGSLRYDDPLLLGMVGMHGSYQANMAMSETDLMIALGPRFDDRVTGKLSEFAKHAKVIHVDIDPSSIGKLIDVDYPIVGDLKEVLEVMIPKVKECVDPDRYQAWRNILKRYNEIHPMHFEDSDKVIKPQWVIKRVGEILGDRAVISTDVGQHQMWTAQFYPFSYPRQLVTSGGLGTMGFGFPAAMGVKRGVPDKVSINFTGDGSILMNIQELVTAVESRLPVVNIILNNHYLGMVRQWQTFFYDKRYAETDLSFQPDFVRLAEACGGVGYRVETKEEFDEALQDAVNKGVVAMIDVIIDRDENVLPMVPSGGTLYNMMLEYKD; encoded by the coding sequence ATGGAGATGACCGGCGCACAGATGGTGATCGAAGCGATGAAGCTCGAAGGGGTCGATACGGTGTTCGGATACCCCGGCGGCGCCATCATGAACGTCTACGACGAAATCTACAAACAGAACGATTTTCGGCACATCCTGACACGGCACGAACAGGCCGCGGTGCATGCGGCGGACGGATATGCCCGCTCGACCGGAAGAACCGGCGTCGCCTTTGTGACGAGCGGACCCGGTTTCACAAACGCGGTGACCGGTCTGGCGACAGCTTACATGGATTCGGTTCCGTTGGTGGTTATCAGCGGGCAGGTTCCCATCACGATGATCGGTACCGATGCCTTTCAGGAGATAGATGCGACGGGAATCAGCCGCTCCTGTACCAAACACAACTACCTGGTTCGAAGCGCCAAGGAGCTTCCCCGTATTCTCAAAGAGGCATTTTATATCGCTGCATCCGGACGCCCAGGTCCCGTTCATGTCGACATCCCGAAAGATGTGACGGCGGAGGTTGCCGCGTTCGAATATCCGACCCATATCGACCTTCCGACCTACCGTCCGACGACGAAGGGGAATGTGCGTCAGATCAAGAAGGCGGCCGAAGCGATCTGCAACGCCAAGCGTCCCGTTTTCTATCTGGGCGGAGGCATCATCAATTCCGGCAGCGCGGAGCTTGTCCGGGAATTCGTCCAGGCGACGCAGATTCCCGCCGTTGAGACCCTGATGGCCCGCGGATCGCTCCGCTACGACGATCCTCTGCTGCTGGGCATGGTCGGTATGCACGGAAGCTACCAGGCTAACATGGCCATGAGCGAAACGGATCTGATGATCGCCCTCGGACCCCGCTTTGATGACCGCGTAACCGGGAAACTCTCCGAGTTTGCCAAGCATGCGAAAGTGATCCATGTCGATATCGATCCCAGCTCCATCGGCAAGCTGATCGACGTGGACTATCCCATTGTCGGGGATCTCAAAGAGGTTCTTGAAGTGATGATTCCCAAGGTCAAAGAGTGTGTCGACCCGGACCGCTACCAGGCGTGGAGGAACATCCTGAAACGCTATAACGAGATTCATCCGATGCATTTTGAAGACAGCGACAAAGTCATCAAACCCCAGTGGGTCATCAAGCGTGTCGGAGAGATTCTTGGCGACAGGGCGGTCATATCGACCGATGTCGGACAGCACCAGATGTGGACGGCACAGTTCTATCCTTTCTCCTACCCCAGGCAGCTCGTCACAAGCGGGGGACTGGGGACGATGGGTTTCGGTTTCCCCGCTGCGATGGGTGTCAAACGGGGTGTGCCCGACAAGGTCAGCATCAACTTTACGGGAGACGGTTCCATCCTGATGAATATCCAGGAGCTGGTGACTGCGGTCGAAAGCAGACTGCCTGTGGTCAACATCATTCTAAACAATCACTATCTTGGCATGGTGCGTCAGTGGCAGACCTTCTTTTATGACAAACGCTACGCGGAGACCGATCTGAGCTTCCAGCCGGACTTCGTGCGCCTTGCCGAAGCGTGCGGTGGTGTCGGATACCGTGTCGAGACGAAAGAGGAGTTCGACGAGGCGCTTCAGGATGCGGTGAACAAAGGGGTCGTGGCAATGATCGACGTGATCATCGATCGGGATGAGAATGTACTCCCAATGGTGCCGAGTGGCGGAACTCTCTACAACATGATGCTGGAATACAAGGATTGA
- the ilvA gene encoding threonine ammonia-lyase: MIRLEDIQRAHAQVRKVAVETPFSYAPKLSEESGFEVYLKKENLQTTGSFKIRGAFNKIASLSDLERGRGVVAASAGNHAQGVALAAKYFGIPATIVMPETTPLTKVDGVKSYGAEVVLHGSNYDEAYGYAVKFAKEKGRVFVHPFADEEVIAGQGTIALEILQKCEKPDAILVPVGGGGLISGIAVAVKALSPDTKVIGVAAEGAPAMKLSFDAREPIDTTGVRTIADGIAVRDTSATTLAYILRYVDDIVLVSDDEIANAILYLLEKQKLVVEGAGAVGVAALIHRRLNLPEKAKVVTVLSGGNIDVTMLSVIIEKGLLKSYRKMKLVVTLIDKPGSLMKLTEILKEAQANIVQIGYDRTSLDLKFGDAYVSIAVETKGREHQQEIKKLLHEHGYRFEEEH; encoded by the coding sequence ATGATTCGACTCGAAGATATCCAAAGGGCTCATGCCCAGGTTCGCAAAGTTGCGGTCGAAACGCCCTTTTCCTACGCGCCCAAACTGAGCGAGGAGAGCGGATTTGAAGTCTACCTGAAAAAGGAGAATCTACAGACTACCGGCTCCTTCAAGATACGGGGCGCATTCAACAAAATCGCCTCGCTGAGCGATTTGGAGCGCGGTCGGGGTGTCGTGGCGGCAAGTGCGGGCAACCATGCCCAGGGTGTGGCGCTGGCGGCGAAATATTTCGGCATTCCCGCGACGATCGTCATGCCGGAAACGACGCCCCTGACGAAAGTGGATGGTGTCAAGTCCTACGGGGCGGAGGTGGTACTGCATGGGAGCAACTACGACGAAGCCTATGGCTACGCCGTCAAGTTCGCCAAAGAGAAGGGACGGGTCTTCGTCCACCCTTTTGCCGACGAAGAGGTGATCGCGGGTCAGGGAACCATTGCACTGGAAATTCTGCAGAAATGCGAAAAGCCGGACGCCATTCTCGTCCCCGTGGGCGGTGGCGGCCTCATCAGCGGCATCGCGGTCGCTGTTAAAGCACTTTCTCCCGACACCAAAGTGATCGGTGTGGCGGCGGAAGGGGCACCGGCCATGAAACTCTCTTTCGATGCCCGTGAACCGATCGATACGACGGGGGTGCGGACCATCGCGGACGGGATCGCGGTACGGGACACCTCCGCAACGACGCTGGCCTACATTTTGCGCTACGTGGACGATATCGTGCTCGTCAGCGATGACGAAATCGCCAATGCGATTCTCTACCTGCTTGAAAAACAGAAACTTGTCGTGGAGGGGGCGGGCGCCGTCGGTGTGGCCGCTCTGATCCACCGACGTCTCAATCTCCCCGAAAAGGCGAAGGTCGTGACGGTGCTCAGCGGAGGAAACATCGATGTCACGATGCTCTCGGTTATTATCGAGAAGGGCCTGCTCAAATCCTACCGCAAAATGAAACTGGTGGTGACGCTTATCGACAAGCCCGGCAGCCTGATGAAACTGACGGAGATTTTGAAAGAGGCGCAGGCCAATATCGTGCAGATCGGCTATGACCGCACCTCGCTCGACCTCAAATTCGGTGACGCCTACGTCTCCATCGCCGTGGAAACCAAAGGAAGGGAACATCAGCAGGAGATAAAAAAACTTCTACACGAACATGGATACCGTTTTGAAGAGGAGCATTGA
- a CDS encoding phosphatase, protein MHVVGIDLGSNTFRVAELSCTSLETVRQYEKIVRTADGMVETGIISDEALERIVEAARSAKAKIDFSHHKVVAVATEAVRRAKNADRILEAIRQRTGISFRVISGEKEADYTLLAVKTRLEKMGYEARDFVMVDIGGGSTELLFFDGRRLFSKSFPIGIVTVAQRYKTMERIEEALPGLMVPVEAFVRKAQERGMRPGLFVATAGTPTTVAAMKLGMEYDTYDSARVNGTLLFREDLKMQLRRLLSLDVAARRRLVGVGREDLIAAGILIFERFYELLGFDRAIVVDDGLREGVAIAECLGLKEGPRFERVG, encoded by the coding sequence ATGCATGTGGTCGGCATCGACCTGGGCTCCAACACCTTTCGGGTCGCGGAACTCTCGTGCACCTCGTTGGAAACCGTCCGGCAGTACGAGAAGATAGTAAGGACCGCCGACGGAATGGTGGAGACGGGGATCATTTCGGATGAGGCCCTCGAACGGATTGTCGAAGCGGCCCGGAGCGCAAAAGCGAAAATCGATTTTTCTCACCACAAAGTCGTGGCGGTCGCGACAGAAGCGGTGCGCAGGGCGAAAAACGCCGACCGGATACTTGAGGCGATACGGCAACGCACCGGGATCTCCTTTCGTGTCATCTCGGGTGAAAAGGAGGCGGACTACACTCTGCTTGCCGTCAAAACACGCCTGGAGAAAATGGGATACGAGGCACGCGATTTCGTGATGGTCGATATCGGCGGAGGATCGACCGAACTCCTCTTTTTCGATGGCAGACGCCTCTTTTCAAAAAGCTTTCCCATCGGCATCGTCACGGTGGCTCAGAGGTACAAAACGATGGAACGCATAGAAGAAGCCCTTCCCGGTCTGATGGTGCCGGTCGAAGCGTTTGTCCGAAAGGCGCAGGAACGGGGTATGCGCCCCGGACTCTTCGTCGCCACGGCGGGTACGCCCACGACGGTTGCCGCGATGAAACTGGGCATGGAGTACGACACCTACGACTCCGCACGCGTCAACGGCACGCTTCTTTTCAGGGAAGATCTGAAAATGCAGCTTCGAAGACTCCTTTCTTTGGACGTGGCCGCACGCCGTCGGCTTGTCGGTGTAGGCAGAGAGGATCTCATCGCGGCAGGGATTTTGATTTTCGAACGTTTTTACGAATTGCTCGGCTTTGACAGGGCGATTGTGGTCGACGACGGTCTGCGGGAAGGTGTGGCGATAGCCGAATGCCTCGGGCTGAAAGAGGGGCCGCGTTTTGAGAGGGTCGGGTAG
- a CDS encoding CoA-binding protein produces MECEFPTINANPEEIREIFEEVETIAVIGLSPDPSKDSHRVAKYLQEAGYKIIPVYPKEEEILGEKVYRSLREIPGSVDMVDIFRKPAAVGPIVEACKARGDIKVVWLQAGIVNNEAADAAKKAGMKVVQSRCAMVDHRNLA; encoded by the coding sequence ATGGAGTGCGAATTTCCCACTATCAACGCCAATCCCGAAGAGATCAGGGAGATATTCGAGGAGGTGGAGACGATCGCCGTCATCGGTCTCTCTCCCGATCCTTCCAAAGACAGCCACCGTGTGGCGAAATATCTGCAGGAGGCCGGTTACAAAATCATTCCGGTCTATCCCAAGGAGGAGGAGATTCTGGGTGAGAAGGTCTACCGGTCGCTCAGGGAGATTCCCGGCAGTGTTGATATGGTTGACATCTTCAGAAAACCCGCGGCGGTGGGTCCGATTGTCGAGGCGTGCAAGGCGCGCGGCGATATCAAGGTGGTCTGGCTGCAGGCGGGAATCGTCAACAACGAAGCGGCCGATGCGGCCAAAAAAGCGGGCATGAAGGTGGTGCAGAGCCGCTGCGCCATGGTCGACCACAGAAACCTCGCATGA
- the lpxD gene encoding UDP-3-O-(3-hydroxymyristoyl)glucosamine N-acyltransferase yields MRLSELAAQIGVAFEGEDREILGIGTLKSATPQELSFLDNPRYADELAKTKAAAVLVSPKFASQVPKGTVALVDDEPYLKLAYASRLFAPEPMKQEGKEPIFGKECRIGEGVRFGKNVVIAERVTIMPGSYIGDDVKIGSDTLIYPNVTIYHGCRIGERCIIHAGTVVGSDGFGFAHTKEGSHVKLFQLGNVVIEDDVEIGANCAIDRGAIASTIIRKGAIIDNLVHIAHNCDIGEYSVLTGQVGLSGSTKLGRNVVMGGQSGTAGHLEIGPFATIAARGGVTKSIEGGKVYAGFPIMEHKKWLKLNALLMRMLNSAISNKSKEKR; encoded by the coding sequence ATGAGGCTGAGTGAACTCGCGGCCCAAATCGGTGTGGCCTTCGAAGGGGAAGATCGTGAAATCCTCGGCATCGGCACGCTCAAAAGCGCCACGCCACAGGAACTGAGCTTTCTCGACAATCCCAGATATGCCGATGAACTCGCCAAAACGAAGGCGGCCGCCGTACTGGTTTCGCCGAAATTCGCATCGCAGGTTCCAAAAGGGACGGTGGCCCTGGTCGATGACGAACCCTATCTGAAACTGGCCTATGCCAGCCGTCTGTTCGCTCCCGAGCCGATGAAGCAGGAGGGGAAGGAACCGATTTTCGGCAAAGAGTGCCGGATCGGGGAGGGGGTCCGTTTCGGAAAAAATGTGGTGATCGCGGAGCGGGTGACCATCATGCCCGGATCCTATATCGGTGACGATGTGAAGATAGGCAGCGATACACTGATCTATCCCAACGTGACGATCTATCACGGTTGCCGGATCGGGGAGCGCTGCATCATCCATGCGGGAACGGTCGTGGGAAGCGACGGGTTCGGTTTCGCCCATACGAAGGAGGGCAGCCATGTCAAGCTTTTTCAACTCGGCAACGTAGTGATCGAGGATGATGTCGAGATCGGAGCCAACTGCGCCATCGACCGGGGTGCGATCGCCTCGACGATCATCCGCAAAGGCGCTATCATCGACAATCTTGTCCATATCGCCCATAACTGCGATATCGGAGAGTATTCGGTATTGACGGGACAGGTGGGACTTTCCGGCTCGACGAAACTCGGCCGGAATGTGGTGATGGGCGGTCAGAGCGGCACTGCCGGACACCTGGAGATCGGTCCCTTCGCGACCATAGCGGCACGGGGCGGTGTGACCAAATCGATCGAAGGAGGCAAAGTCTATGCCGGTTTCCCGATCATGGAACACAAAAAGTGGCTCAAGCTCAATGCGCTGCTGATGCGGATGCTCAACAGTGCGATATCCAACAAATCGAAGGAGAAAAGATGA